Proteins encoded together in one Rhodothermales bacterium window:
- a CDS encoding ECF-type sigma factor: MHDRTVPVTALLIAARSGDDGAMADLFTRLYDELQSLARHVRRGRADQTLNTTSLVHEAFIRLTPAEIDLQDRQHFMRVAARAMRHVLVDAARRQSAHKRGGGFVAVELDEQAQPAAIDAADIVGLHDALALLERVDERKAQIVEFRVFGGMTVEETAAALGLSVPTIHRDWRMARAWLAQTLGA, from the coding sequence ATGCACGACCGCACCGTACCTGTCACGGCACTCCTTATCGCCGCCCGCAGCGGCGACGACGGCGCCATGGCCGATCTCTTCACCCGCCTCTACGACGAACTGCAGAGCCTCGCGCGCCACGTGCGCCGGGGCCGCGCCGACCAGACACTCAACACGACCTCGCTCGTCCACGAGGCGTTCATCCGCCTCACACCTGCAGAGATCGACCTCCAGGACCGCCAGCATTTTATGCGGGTGGCGGCCCGCGCCATGCGACACGTCCTCGTAGACGCCGCCCGCAGGCAGTCTGCCCACAAGCGCGGGGGTGGCTTTGTGGCCGTCGAACTCGACGAGCAGGCGCAGCCGGCAGCCATCGACGCGGCCGACATCGTCGGCCTGCACGACGCCCTCGCCCTGCTGGAACGGGTCGACGAGCGCAAAGCGCAAATCGTCGAGTTCCGGGTCTTCGGAGGGATGACGGTCGAAGAAACCGCCGCCGCCCTGGGCCTGTCGGTGCCAACGATCCACCGGGACTGGCGCATGGCCCGCGCCTGGCTCGCACAAACCCTGGGTGCATGA